A window of the Trichoplusia ni isolate ovarian cell line Hi5 chromosome 4, tn1, whole genome shotgun sequence genome harbors these coding sequences:
- the LOC113493368 gene encoding uncharacterized protein LOC113493368 isoform X2 yields the protein MVPGYVVFGVFLVILYSLIWSGGCRLSCRHSALSDGGISGLSGLVDAYREEEARCICEACPCALIENFLISCRPATQVYTYTVGFLVSMIIAVYNTFYDAYRRIISVMQCGASCRRHAQLVDSDANSSENFTLVEEKPKMRVRPKPQTKNASTGPSASVATSAKTYDSEASKTSSSKTTQESLLSALKSSFTSAASSGLRSITPSPKEKTPEERSVSKQPSLPPHSSQTQHAPQPPKAPKPHKPAQSPQPSTPPKTQTISEETLKPKSSVDAKMNCSKCVETGKTCVGGCPNAEKHRKKK from the exons TC ATATGGTCTGGTGGGTGTCGCCTGAGCTGCCGACATAGCGCGCTCAGCGATGGCGGCATCAGCGGCCTCAGCGGGCTGGTGGACGCCTACCGCGAGGAGGAGGCCAGGTGCATCTGCGAGGCCTGCCCTTGCGCGCTCATTGAGAACTTCTTGAT ATCATGCAGACCGGCGACTCAAGTATATACCTACACAGTGGGTTTTCTTGTTTCTATGATAATTGCCGTTTATAATACA TTCTATGACGCATATAGACGCATCATCAGCGTGATGCAGTGTGGCGCCTCATGCCGGAGACATGCGCAG TTGGTTGATTCTGATGCAAATTCAAGTGAGAATTTTACCCTGGTCGAAGAAAAACCGAAAATGCGCGTGCGCCCAAAACCGCAAACAAAAAACGCATCAACTGGACCATCCGCTTCGGTTGCCACGTCGGCAAAAACATATGATTCAGAAGCGAGTAAAACCTCATCCAGCAAAACTACCCAAGAATCCTTGTTGTCTGCATTGAAGTCATCATTCACCTCTGCTGCCAGTTCAGGGTTAAGAAGTATTACTCCTTCCCCAAAGGAAAAGACTCCGGAAGAACGAAGTGTTTCGAAACAACCGTCGCTCCCACCACACTCGTCACAAACACAACATGCACCGCAACCGCCAAAGGCTCCAAAACCACATAAACCAGCACAATCACCGCAACCTTCAACGCCTCCCAAAACACAAACCATTTCAGAAGAGACTTTGAAACCAAAAAGTTCAGTGGATGCAAAGATGAACTGTTCCAAATGCGTCGAGACAGGAAAGACTTGTGTAGGTGGATGTCCAAATGCAGAAAAAcatagaaagaaaaaataa
- the LOC113493368 gene encoding uncharacterized protein LOC113493368 isoform X1, which translates to MVPGYVVFGVFLVILYSLTHENSQFAATASVIRQIWSGGCRLSCRHSALSDGGISGLSGLVDAYREEEARCICEACPCALIENFLISCRPATQVYTYTVGFLVSMIIAVYNTFYDAYRRIISVMQCGASCRRHAQLVDSDANSSENFTLVEEKPKMRVRPKPQTKNASTGPSASVATSAKTYDSEASKTSSSKTTQESLLSALKSSFTSAASSGLRSITPSPKEKTPEERSVSKQPSLPPHSSQTQHAPQPPKAPKPHKPAQSPQPSTPPKTQTISEETLKPKSSVDAKMNCSKCVETGKTCVGGCPNAEKHRKKK; encoded by the exons TC ACACATGAGAACAGTCAGTTTGCAGCAACAGCATCTGTCATCCGGCAGATATGGTCTGGTGGGTGTCGCCTGAGCTGCCGACATAGCGCGCTCAGCGATGGCGGCATCAGCGGCCTCAGCGGGCTGGTGGACGCCTACCGCGAGGAGGAGGCCAGGTGCATCTGCGAGGCCTGCCCTTGCGCGCTCATTGAGAACTTCTTGAT ATCATGCAGACCGGCGACTCAAGTATATACCTACACAGTGGGTTTTCTTGTTTCTATGATAATTGCCGTTTATAATACA TTCTATGACGCATATAGACGCATCATCAGCGTGATGCAGTGTGGCGCCTCATGCCGGAGACATGCGCAG TTGGTTGATTCTGATGCAAATTCAAGTGAGAATTTTACCCTGGTCGAAGAAAAACCGAAAATGCGCGTGCGCCCAAAACCGCAAACAAAAAACGCATCAACTGGACCATCCGCTTCGGTTGCCACGTCGGCAAAAACATATGATTCAGAAGCGAGTAAAACCTCATCCAGCAAAACTACCCAAGAATCCTTGTTGTCTGCATTGAAGTCATCATTCACCTCTGCTGCCAGTTCAGGGTTAAGAAGTATTACTCCTTCCCCAAAGGAAAAGACTCCGGAAGAACGAAGTGTTTCGAAACAACCGTCGCTCCCACCACACTCGTCACAAACACAACATGCACCGCAACCGCCAAAGGCTCCAAAACCACATAAACCAGCACAATCACCGCAACCTTCAACGCCTCCCAAAACACAAACCATTTCAGAAGAGACTTTGAAACCAAAAAGTTCAGTGGATGCAAAGATGAACTGTTCCAAATGCGTCGAGACAGGAAAGACTTGTGTAGGTGGATGTCCAAATGCAGAAAAAcatagaaagaaaaaataa
- the LOC113493369 gene encoding uncharacterized protein LOC113493369 isoform X1 gives MNKLFLGMDRSTVRQSTMFGERPKFLKLYLTDACALLRRVGFCKRQSNEGEKPSPTQNVKLERRHYEPEHICPVECLTKSLIFIVVTVFIMYMPLGDVHGYCEKTTCGRRTTTTTAAYLTTTHTTNNHVAVCCLCDMYKMMVKGARLAVHAVELLVYVLLDILYEAKLKFYSLLESLDRQDLCRSVCCRDDEAPKTNGVTEKRSNCRCSKSKMCKYKT, from the exons atgaacAAGTTATTTTTGGGAATGGATCGGAGTACCGTCCGACAATCTACAATGTTTGGAG AGCGGCCGAAGTTCCTAAAGCTGTATTTAACGGATGCGTGCGCATTGCTGAGGAGAGTGGGCTTTTGTAAGCGGCAGAGCAACGAAGGAGAAAAGCCTTCTCCTACGCAGAATGTAAAGCTAGAAAGAAGACATTACGAGCCAG aACATATTTGTCCAGTGGAATGTCTTACTAAGTCACTTATCTTTATTGTCGTAACTGTATTTATAATG TATATGCCACTTGGCGATGTGCACGGGTACTGCGAGAAGACCACTTGCGGCCGTAGGACAACCACCACTACTGCTGCCTATCTGACGACCACCCACACGACCAATAACCACGTCGCTGTTTGCTGTCTGTGTGACATGTATAAGATGATGGTCAA AGGTGCTCGTCTGGCTGTGCACGCTGTTGAACTGTTGGTGTATGTATTGTTGGACATCCTCTACGAAGCCAAGTTAAag TTCTATTCATTGTTGGAGTCGTTGGATAGACAAGATTTGTGCCGCTCAGTTTGTTGTAGAGAC GATGAAGCACCAAAAACAAATGGTGTTACGGAAAAACGTTCTAATTGTAGATGTAGCAAGAGCAAGATGTGTAAATACAAGACCTGA
- the LOC113493369 gene encoding uncharacterized protein LOC113493369 isoform X2 has product MNKLFLGMDRSTVRQSTMFGEHICPVECLTKSLIFIVVTVFIMYMPLGDVHGYCEKTTCGRRTTTTTAAYLTTTHTTNNHVAVCCLCDMYKMMVKGARLAVHAVELLVYVLLDILYEAKLKFYSLLESLDRQDLCRSVCCRDDEAPKTNGVTEKRSNCRCSKSKMCKYKT; this is encoded by the exons atgaacAAGTTATTTTTGGGAATGGATCGGAGTACCGTCCGACAATCTACAATGTTTGGAG aACATATTTGTCCAGTGGAATGTCTTACTAAGTCACTTATCTTTATTGTCGTAACTGTATTTATAATG TATATGCCACTTGGCGATGTGCACGGGTACTGCGAGAAGACCACTTGCGGCCGTAGGACAACCACCACTACTGCTGCCTATCTGACGACCACCCACACGACCAATAACCACGTCGCTGTTTGCTGTCTGTGTGACATGTATAAGATGATGGTCAA AGGTGCTCGTCTGGCTGTGCACGCTGTTGAACTGTTGGTGTATGTATTGTTGGACATCCTCTACGAAGCCAAGTTAAag TTCTATTCATTGTTGGAGTCGTTGGATAGACAAGATTTGTGCCGCTCAGTTTGTTGTAGAGAC GATGAAGCACCAAAAACAAATGGTGTTACGGAAAAACGTTCTAATTGTAGATGTAGCAAGAGCAAGATGTGTAAATACAAGACCTGA
- the LOC113493370 gene encoding uncharacterized protein LOC113493370 has translation MMDVTGKLIDGVVSLTKLMAHGAMHEACLIEVIKNIEDEAFALVDEVRVCVYNNSTFMEEINNYIKDNNATVLDVTRKAKEKKPEKEGDVKHMKDLIRRMLADNKAQDIDTTFKTKLIKLQQDLATVDNNEIVKKDKKDK, from the coding sequence ATGATGGACGTCACAGGTAAGCTAATTGATGGAGTAGTCAGCCTCACAAAATTAATGGCACACGGAGCTATGCACGAAGCCTGCCTTATAGAAGTAATCAAGAACATAGAAGATGAAGCCTTCGCACTAGTAGACGAAGTTAGAGTCTGCGTCTACAACAACAGCACCTTCATGGAAGAAATTAACAATTACATCAAAGACAATAACGCCACAGTTCTAGATGTAACCAGGAAAGCTAAAGAGAAGAAACCGGAGAAAGAAGGAGATGTGAAACACATGAAAGATCTTATCAGAAGAATGTTGGCTGATAACAAAGCTCAAGATATCGATACAACGTTCAAAACGAAATTGATTAAACTGCAGCAAGATCTGGCCACGGTTGacaataatgaaattgttaagAAGGATAagaaagacaaataa
- the LOC113493371 gene encoding protamine-2-like has translation MEPDDEKKKKLNDDVVVFMRKRSETEAPRYTARLKTYVDFQQKRRRAAAARRHSEHGHHHEGKRANSPSRKKNDGDQKEKAADNHEHVSHDEDRRSRSSRRGGDKCMRTRSMSRASRSDETSDACCPPKKKKKSCRRRRRKPSCKCCCRPKRRRRRSCPKKKRRCPRKKRSCSRRRRRRSCKRKRRSCKRKKRRC, from the exons ATGGAGCCCGACGAcgagaagaaaaaaaagctgAATGATGACGTTGTGGTGTTTATGCGCAAGCGCAGCGAGACCGAAGCGCCGCGCTACACCGCGCGTCTAAAGACCTACGTCGACTTCCAGCAGAA ACGTCGGCGAGcagcggccgcgcgccgccacTCCGAGCACGGCCACCACCACGAGGGCAAGAGAGCCAATTCGCCATCCAGGAAAAAAAACGATGGCGACCAGAAAGAAAAAGCTGCTGACAACCA TGAACACGTTAGCCACGATGAAGATCGCAGGAGCCGCag CAGTAGACGTGGGGGTGATAAATGCATGCGTACCCGTTCGATGTCTCGCGCATCGCGGTCTGACGAAACCTCTGACGCTTGCTGCCCTCCcaagaaaaagaagaagtcTTGTCGCCGTCGCCGCCGCAAGCCATCCTGCAAG TGTTGCTGTCGCCCAAAGCGGCGCCGTCGCCGTAGCTGTCCCAAGAAGAAGCGCCGGTGTCCCCGCAAAAAGCGTAGCTGcagccggcgccggcgccgccgcaGCTGCAAGCGCAAGCGCCGCAGTTGCAAGCGCAAGAAGCGCCGCTGCTGA